From a region of the Candidatus Dependentiae bacterium genome:
- a CDS encoding DedA family protein gives MFQRTYTWMCSKVNSKYASLALGILFYLEAICFLPTDPMLIFYCIEKREYSLWFATIATIGSVFGGITSYMIGFFLWYQLGYQIIHNWLVNKMISADSFVFLCSQYKKYEYWAILVAGFTPIPYKAATLTAGFCKLSFIPFVLCSAIARGTRFFLIAIIMKKWGHHMKKTIDRYLHWVVIAILSAIILFLICWFYW, from the coding sequence ATGTTTCAGCGTACGTACACATGGATGTGTTCTAAAGTAAACTCAAAATATGCTTCGCTTGCACTTGGTATACTTTTTTACTTAGAAGCAATTTGCTTCCTGCCAACCGACCCTATGCTTATTTTTTATTGTATAGAAAAAAGAGAGTATTCATTATGGTTTGCTACCATTGCAACAATAGGTTCTGTTTTTGGTGGTATTACTAGTTATATGATTGGTTTTTTCTTGTGGTATCAATTAGGTTACCAAATAATTCATAATTGGCTTGTTAACAAAATGATAAGCGCCGATTCATTTGTTTTTTTGTGTTCACAATATAAAAAATATGAATATTGGGCTATATTAGTTGCTGGCTTTACCCCTATACCCTATAAAGCCGCAACATTAACAGCCGGATTTTGCAAGCTTTCTTTTATTCCCTTTGTGTTGTGCTCAGCCATTGCAAGAGGTACTCGATTCTTTTTAATTGCTATTATAATGAAAAAATGGGGACATCATATGAAAAAAACTATTGATCGATACTTACATTGGGTGGTTATCGCAATTCTTAGCGCTATCATATTATTCCTTATCTGTTGGTTTTATTGGTAA
- a CDS encoding glycine--tRNA ligase, translated as MSVTLEKLTALCKRKGFVYQSAEIYGGLNGVYDFGPLGSLLKENIRNAWKKSLDKTNFDIVYLEGSLLGAPAVWEASGHVQHFHDPMVDCLNCKHRYRADEIHLEKPCPHCGQKKWTDTRQFNMMFKTQVGAAADTTSIAYLRPETAQSIFVNFKNILSTTRVKIPFGIAQIGKAFRNEITPKQFLFRMREFEQMEIEWFCKPEHAGTYFEQWQQTRFDFYKTIGLNDKKIRLRKHEKDELAHYSTQCTDIEYEFPFGFKELEGIAHRGNFDLKQHSQYSGKELGVFDDATQQTYTPHVVECSVGVDRLFLTVLFDAYDEDTIEGETRTVLRLAPQLAPIQVALLPLTKKQSIQTEEIFHRLKEAGYRVQFDVSGSIGKRYRRQDEIGTPYCLTYDFDSENDRKVTIRDRDTTKQDRIAIDQIKNYLK; from the coding sequence ATGTCAGTAACGCTAGAAAAACTCACTGCATTATGTAAGAGAAAAGGGTTTGTTTACCAATCAGCAGAAATATATGGCGGCCTAAACGGTGTATACGATTTTGGCCCTCTGGGAAGCTTGTTAAAAGAAAATATTCGCAATGCATGGAAAAAATCACTTGATAAAACTAATTTTGATATTGTGTATTTAGAGGGTTCTTTACTCGGTGCACCAGCCGTATGGGAAGCATCAGGACACGTTCAGCATTTCCACGACCCAATGGTTGATTGCCTTAACTGCAAACATCGTTACCGGGCAGATGAAATACATTTGGAAAAACCCTGTCCACATTGCGGGCAAAAGAAATGGACTGATACGCGCCAATTTAACATGATGTTCAAAACGCAAGTAGGTGCTGCTGCAGATACAACATCTATTGCATATCTTCGTCCAGAAACTGCACAATCAATTTTTGTAAACTTCAAAAACATTCTTTCAACAACACGAGTAAAAATTCCGTTTGGCATCGCGCAAATTGGTAAAGCTTTTAGAAATGAAATTACACCTAAGCAATTTTTATTCCGTATGCGTGAATTTGAACAAATGGAAATTGAGTGGTTTTGTAAACCAGAACATGCCGGAACCTATTTTGAACAGTGGCAACAAACACGTTTTGATTTTTATAAAACAATTGGTCTCAATGATAAAAAAATTCGTCTGCGTAAACACGAAAAAGACGAGCTTGCCCACTACTCAACACAATGTACTGATATTGAATACGAATTTCCATTTGGTTTTAAAGAACTTGAGGGAATTGCACATCGTGGTAATTTTGACCTAAAGCAACATTCTCAATATTCTGGTAAAGAATTAGGCGTATTTGATGATGCAACCCAGCAAACATATACTCCACACGTTGTTGAGTGCTCTGTTGGCGTTGATCGTTTATTCTTAACAGTGTTATTTGATGCGTATGATGAAGATACTATTGAGGGTGAAACTCGCACAGTACTTCGTTTAGCACCACAGCTAGCACCCATACAAGTAGCATTGTTGCCACTAACCAAAAAACAAAGTATACAAACTGAAGAAATTTTTCACCGCTTGAAGGAAGCTGGATATCGCGTGCAATTTGATGTCTCAGGCTCTATTGGTAAGCGTTATCGCCGACAAGACGAAATTGGTACACCATATTGCCTTACATACGATTTTGACAGCGAGAATGATCGCAAGGTTACAATTCGAGATCGTGATACAACTAAACAAGATCGCATCGCCATTGATCAGATTAAAAATTATTTGAAGTGA
- the rplU gene encoding 50S ribosomal protein L21, with the protein MEHVEKFDKYAIFQTGGKQYQAIEGKTIAIEKIEGEAGTPLEFKEVLFKKSGNEQFEIGQPYLATPIKASIIKQMKDKKKIAFRFKRRQKVRVKQGHRQPLTVIRIESI; encoded by the coding sequence ATGGAACATGTAGAAAAATTCGATAAATACGCCATATTTCAAACTGGTGGCAAGCAATATCAAGCCATAGAGGGTAAAACAATTGCTATCGAAAAAATAGAAGGCGAAGCCGGTACCCCTTTAGAGTTTAAAGAGGTTCTTTTTAAAAAGTCTGGCAATGAACAGTTTGAAATCGGTCAACCATATCTCGCAACACCGATCAAAGCGTCTATTATCAAACAGATGAAAGACAAGAAAAAGATTGCGTTCCGCTTTAAACGTCGTCAAAAAGTGCGTGTCAAACAAGGGCACAGACAGCCGTTGACGGTTATTAGAATTGAATCAATATAA
- a CDS encoding TrkA family potassium uptake protein: MKFCVIGLGRFGYQVAAGLAENGMEVMAIDSNEGIVASIRDRVTQAVCMRVTDEASLRSVGVDEMDTVIVAMGENFAQSILITALLKKRLKTHTVITRAINEIHKEIVQLVGADEVILPEKEIGIRLADNLSTPYTELVRLTKNYSISQITAPESMIGKTLEELHLYQKYQVKCIGVQVDENIVSTDPQYVIAENDKIIVAGENKHMEKITKL, encoded by the coding sequence ATGAAGTTTTGTGTCATTGGTCTAGGGCGTTTTGGTTATCAAGTAGCAGCTGGATTGGCAGAAAATGGTATGGAAGTAATGGCCATTGACAGCAATGAAGGCATTGTTGCATCAATTCGCGATAGAGTCACTCAGGCTGTATGCATGCGAGTTACCGATGAAGCATCACTGCGATCAGTAGGTGTGGATGAAATGGACACCGTTATAGTAGCAATGGGAGAAAATTTTGCTCAATCAATTTTGATTACCGCACTTTTGAAAAAAAGACTTAAAACACATACCGTTATCACTCGCGCTATTAACGAAATCCATAAAGAAATTGTACAGTTGGTTGGTGCTGATGAAGTCATTCTTCCAGAAAAAGAAATTGGTATTCGCTTGGCGGATAATTTAAGTACACCGTATACTGAACTAGTACGATTAACAAAGAATTACTCTATCAGTCAGATTACAGCACCCGAATCAATGATAGGTAAAACACTTGAAGAACTTCACTTATATCAAAAATACCAGGTAAAATGTATAGGTGTTCAGGTTGATGAAAATATTGTTTCTACCGATCCGCAATATGTTATTGCTGAAAATGACAAAATTATTGTAGCCGGTGAAAATAAGCACATGGAAAAGATCACTAAGCTATAA